The Populus trichocarpa isolate Nisqually-1 chromosome 2, P.trichocarpa_v4.1, whole genome shotgun sequence genome has a window encoding:
- the LOC127905028 gene encoding monothiol glutaredoxin-S6-like: MPSKVSQQQCGNACESVMNVLIQEHNRLEPVITFSKSSCYMSHSIESLIRGFGANLTVYELDKIPNGQQIERALVQLGFRQGVPVVFIGQQLVGNERKEMSLHVQKQTNLIAYTSNCNMGLE; the protein is encoded by the exons ATGCCTTCTAAAGTCTCTCAACAACAATGTGGCAATGCATGTGAATCTGTGATGAATGTATTGATTCAAGAACATAACCGGCTTGAG CCTGTGATAACTTTCAGCAAGAGTTCTTGCTACATGAGCCACTCCATCGAGTCGCTTATACGTGGATTTGGAGCAAATCTAACAGTTTATGAGCTCGACAAAATTCCAAATGGACAACAAATTGAAAGGGCACTGGTGCAGCTGGGGTTTCGACAGGGTGTACCTGTCGTGTTCATAGGCCAACAGCTGGTTGGTAACGAAAGGAAGGAGATGAGCCTCCACGTCCAGAAACAAACTAATCTCATTGCTTATACAAGCAATTGCAATATGGGTTTAGAATAA